In Crassostrea angulata isolate pt1a10 chromosome 4, ASM2561291v2, whole genome shotgun sequence, one genomic interval encodes:
- the LOC128180718 gene encoding uncharacterized protein LOC128180718 isoform X1 translates to MYWPVQDDSIIDASGNKIEQTASSVSRERTKERNPPSTPLDLSGPVSDSLKPREGEIPLDLSVKSNKRPIELTESSREMYLHQMFSLGKMPTTNTTQNQMQLKFQQTPPVIPTPNGYVEQRQMERHVPYHRQYMEQKKLLECNQQMLEQRHAMEQRQALEQRQILEHRQVLGHRQILEQRQAMEERQRQVMEERQRRILEERKRQAMEERHHPQGYSDIPYKNKQLPTGYQEIQDMLHGNSGQTDSSMMKHSLGSPWQNQQVLQSKSLPHDHYRRTSHIRYSNRIKTNPSSDEQYYAMLQTIQKQNAAKKHQMEQERLLTERAVRMQETMPPTQPKIISKTSTMSNPSAYLEKPAQAYSQKLSTSNDVKYTQHMWKGGYSDTAQQHLIAESAQPHLSVENPKASIVKQRGMIPAYNMKQEHMSPVSASGVYKHPFGSDVPAHLEQRPQYHSPSPHIVHSSTPHKGELMASSRPRPVKHTRVSGTPLPKETHSTKMSQQSERSIIKGTSGAHCINGVQDPSTFRDTKKQFSSPVNINKHSSECYKSCDGHDVLISSQKTSVLDVYSKQLQIQKQTLAEQEKRKKKEQDDSLNDNRLVTQLFRGLIKQGESPLPSARKFDDGVKVPREGTKTSSPVSQPEAVVERLSSPLSISIPNASTRCKPEEKPESKPRPFSKKQLIMNAVNRDEDLRKIVSNMEKPKTVIFSNPDLKRSQTTSPVGPESPKMPTLSPQQKLQPSLSHQGTEPPTLHIDGSDKQDAILRTGPSISYYQDKRPRLLSSLPRKPQPVVEDEEEDDDSGEIQHEVSIQDNSVFAKRPFLHYKKIPIANVAPMIHENSLEGQKETAPCSSDQSIGQKRKLDETFDKHITSSIKTYLNESNDTPLILSAENKSLLDKIKYEDEEPLVKSRRLSDSDCLIKSTASCDRNYKPLKVERRHKSLIQESSSSRRIKHDVVTAADRIPILNRIGPPSKTQKKADDIRRRARERHQHRHRHKRIQENQSLYIKSRRHSRDKARGFIDFKPEVLVNRTRTRTYKNEILSDSDAKTEEEEDIKVVKRRVYKKSRQRKNAKDALQKATERSKETKGSSDGSISLKIASVPLTDCISKNVLETKSENTNIKDETSQTVEVNEKNGTSAQPEENVDVTLPIRPRQKRRFRRRSSTKRIGKCRRRRTKFRKKQIIAKKNFIPLTFHGDVEDDVFANNDDFVPFDSCDLPQSSGTSSQTAQEIKKLVVCKDTGETMLHRAARLGHLDVVVYCLQSGDVDVNTKDNAGYTPLHECCVSGNLEIARLLLSRGANVNCASQDGIRPIHDAVENDNIEMVRLLIVYGADPTLATYGGLSPEKIAHSDKMRSLITGYLGDLNGFPEGVVSTRWEFGLYRSGCLPETEVFADIPDDPPIESKEQYIAESGNPLFPVFKIQNGDSDRVESLVLVRDVCEFYRLKPSEVVKNHENLKIREILKSDIMQNTENSLLFQKLSMLTVTELPAIREESVKDLMQICLKLSNAVESDGKEMSLKNTQKESQGPTLDNKSNYRQSPSKQKHSPTKSYKHSMKDNFKDKLSEQKYSLKNCEQKVASKNLVWKKSFSEESTSNKPSTSGLSRDKVRPADGGGKPPRGVFDLTSDDDSTDIEFPAWEPSSDLNVVKYRHDNIELVSKSSASKMKRKM, encoded by the exons ATGTATTGGCCAGTACAGGACGACAGCATTATAGATGCGTCTGGTAACAAAATTGAGCAGACGGCGAGTTCAGTCAGCCGAGAACGGACCAAAGAAAGAAACCCTCCCTCTACCCCACTGGATCTCTCGGGCCCTGTTAGTGATTCACTTAAACCGCGAGAAGGAGAAATTCCGCTAGATTTATCCGTAAAATCAAACAAACGCCCGATAGAATTAACAGAATCGTCGAGAGAAATGTATCTCCATCAGATGTTCTCGTTGGGAAAGATGCCTACTACAAATACGACACAAAATCAAATGCAACTGAAATTCCAGCAGACACCACCAGTTATACCAACACCAAACGGTTATGTTGAACAAAGACAAATGGAAAGACATGTGCCGTACCATAGACAATACATGGAACAGAAAAAACTCTTGGAATGTAATCAACAAATGCTTGAACAGAGGCACGCGATGGAACAAAGACAAGCCCTTGAACAAAGACAAATTTTGGAGCACAGACAGGTTCTTGGTCACAGACAGATTCTTGAACAAAGACAAGCGATGGAAGAGAGACAGCGTCAGGTCATGGAGGAAAGACAGAGGCGTATTTTAGAGGAGAGGAAGAGACAGGCCATGGAGGAAAGACATCATCCCCAAGGATATAGTGACATCCCTTACAAGAACAAACAACTGCCAACGGGGTACCAAGAAATACAAGACATGTTGCACGGAAACTCTGGCCAAACTGATTCGTCTATGATGAAACACAGCTTGGGATCACCTTGGCAAAATCAGCAGGTTCTCCAAAGTAAATCATTACCTCACGACCACTATAGAAGAACGTCACACATTCGTTACTCAAACAGAATCAAAACAAATCCGAGTTCTGATGAACAATACTACGCCATGCTACAAACTATTCAGAAACAAAACGCTGCAAAGAAACATCAGATGGAGCAGGAACGTCTTCTGACAGAAAGAGCAGTCAGAATGCAAGAAACGATGCCACCAACACAGCCCaaaatcatatctaaaacaAGCACAATGTCCAACCCTAGTGCTTACTTAGAAAAGCCTGCGCAGGCTTATTCACAGAAGCTGTCGACGAGCAACGATGTTAAGTATACTCAGCACATGTGGAAAGGAGGATACTCTGATACAGCGCAGCAACACTTGATTGCTGAATCGGCCCAACCGCATCTGAGTGTGGAAAATCCCAAAGCTAGCATTGTAAAACAGAGAGGCATGATACCAGCATATAACATGAAACAAGAACACATGAGCCCTGTGTCAGCAAGCGGAGTGTACAAACATCCGTTCGGTAGTGATGTGCCTGCTCACTTGGAACAGAGACCGCAATACCATAGTCCATCTCCACATATTGTACATTCCTCTACTCCACACAAAGGAGAATTAATGGCGTCTAGTCGTCCTCGTCCAGTCAAACATACTCGAGTCTCTGGGACGCCGTTACCTAAAGAAACTCATTCCACTAAGATGTCCCAACAGTCAGAAAGGTCAATAATTAAGGGGACAAGTGGTGCACATTGTATAAATGGAGTACAAGACCCGTCCACTTTTCGAGACACTAAAAAACAGTTTTCATCTCcagtaaatattaataaacataGCAGCGAATGTTATAAATCTTGCGATGGACACGATGTTTTAATTTCTAGTCAGAAAACATCAGTTTTGGACGTGTATTCAAAACAATTGCAAATTCAGAAACAAACTTTGGCAGAACAAGAAAAACGTAAAAAGAAAGAACAGGACGACTCTTTGAATGACAATAGGTTAGTGACACAACTTTTTAGAGGACTCATCAAACAAGGGGAATCCCCTTTACCCAGTGCAAGAAAGTTTGACGATGGAGTCAAAGTACCGCGTGAAGGTACAAAGACTTCATCACCTGTGTCTCAACCAGAAGCGGTCGTCGAGCGTCTGTCGTCACCCCTTTCCATCTCAATACCGAACGCTTCGACCAGATGTAAACCAGAAGAAAAGCCAGAGAGTAAGCCAAGACCGTTCTCCAAAAAGCAGTTGATTATGAACGCCGTCAATAGAGACGAAGATCTTCGTAAAATAGTCAGCAATATGGAGAAACCCAAAACAGTTATCTTTTCCAATCCTGATCTCAAAAGATCTCAAACTACATCCCCTGTTGGTCCAGAGTCCCCCAAAATGCCGACGTTGAGTCCCCAGCAAAAACTCCAGCCTTCTTTGTCTCATCAAGGGACAGAACCCCCGACTCTTCATATTGATGGTTCCGATAAACAGGACGCCATTTTACGGACGGGTCCCTCCATTTCCTACTATCAGGACAAAAGACCACGACTCCTGTCTTCCCTTCCTAGAAAGCCACAGCCTGTGGTGGAAGACGAGGAGGAAGATGACGATTCTGGAGAAATCCAACACGAAGTTTCAATCCAGGACAACAGCGTCTTTGCGAAACGACCTTTCCtacattacaaaaaaattcCAATCGCAAACGTTGCTCCTATGATTCACGAAAATTCTTTAGAAGGACAAAAGGAGACTGCTCCTTGCTCATCTGATCAAAGTATCGGCCAGAAACGAAAACTCGACGAAACATTCGACAAACACATTACTTCGTCAATCAAAACTTATCTGAATGAGAGCAACGACACCCCACTCATTTTATCAGCAGAGAACAAATCTTTACTCGACAAGATTAAATATGAGGACGAGGAACCACTAGTAAAAAGCAGACGATTGTCGGACTCCGACTGCCTAATCAAATCTACTGCTAGTTGTGATCGGAATTACAAACCTCTAAAAGTAGAGAGACGCCATAAATCTTTGATTCAGGAGTCAAGTTCAAGCAGACGAATTAAACACGATGTG GTTACGGCCGCTGATAGGATTCCTATACTCAATAGAATCGGCCCTCCGTCAAAGACACAAAAGAAG GCAGACGACATTCGTCGCCGTGCGCGGGAACGTCATCAACATCGTCATAGACACAAAAGAATTCAGG AAAATCAATCTCTATATATCAAAAGCAGACGACACAGTCGGGATAAAGCGCGAGGATTTATCGATTTTAAACCGGAAGTTCTCGTCAATCGAACCCGAACTAGAACTT ataaaaatgaaattttatcgGACTCTGATGCTAAAACGGAGGAGGAGGAGGATATCAAAGTCGTCAAACGTCGTGTGTACAAGAAGTCAAGGCAGCGAAAAAATGCCAAAGACGCTTTGCAAAAAGCAACCGAAAGAAGTAAAGAAACTAAAGGGAGCTCGGATGGTTCCATATCACTGAAAATTGCTTCCGTGCCATTGACAGACTGCATCAGTAAAAACGTTCTAGAGACCAAGTctgaaaatacaaatataaaagatgaaacGAGTCAGACAGTGGAGGTTAACGAAAAAAATGGCACATCCGCGCAACCGGAAGAAAACGTTGATGTGACTTTGCCGATACGTCCTCGACAGAAGCGCAGATTCCGGAGGAGATCAAGTACGAAGAGAATCGGAAAATGTCGCAGGCGAAGGACAAAGTTCCGGAAAAAGCAAATAATTGCAAAGAAGAATTTCATACCTTTGACTTTTCATGGTGATGTTGAGGACGATGTTTTTGCCAATAAT GATGACTTTGTGCCATTTGATTCTTGCGATTTGCCCCAGAGCAGTGGGACTTCATCACAAACAGCACAGGAAATCAAGAAACTGGTTGTTTGCAAAGACACTGGGGAGACGATGCTGCACAGGGCGGCCCGGCTTGGTCACCTG GATGTTGTCGTTTACTGCCTCCAGTCAGGGGATGTTGATGTCAACACCAAGGACAACGCAGGCTACACGCCCCTGCACGAGTGCTGCGTCAGCGGAAACCTGGAAATCGCGCGCTTGCTGCTGTCACGTGGTGCAAATGTCAACTGCGCGTCGCAAGATGGCATCAG ACCTATTCATGATGCTGTTGAAAATGACAACATCGAAATGGTTCGTCTGCTCATTGTGTACGGGGCTGATCCAACTCTGGCGACATATGGTGGTCTGTCGCCCGAAAAAATCGCACACAGTGATAAAATGAGATCACTTATCACTG GTTACCTAGGTGATTTAAACGGCTTTCCCGAAGGTGTAGTGTCGACCAGGTGGGAGTTTGGTCTCTATAGATCAg GCTGTTTGCCAGAGACCGAGGTCTTTGCTGATATTCCAGATGATCCACCGATAGAATCCAAAGAACAATACATAGCGGAGTCCGGAAATCCTCTCTTTCCAGTGTTCAAAATCCAAAATGGCGACAGTGATAG GGTTGAATCATTGGTGTTGGTTAGAGATGTTTGCGAGTTCTACAGATTAAAGCCGTCCGAAGTGGTAAAAAACCACGAAAATCTAAAGATCAGGGAGATATTGAAAAGCGATATAATGCAGAACACGGAAAATTCCCTTCTGTTTCAAAAGTTGTCCATGTTAACGGTAACGGAACTTCCTGCCATTAGGGAAGAAAGTGTGAAAGATCTCATGCAAATCTGTCTGAAATTGTCAAACGCCGTTGAATCTGATGGTAAAGAAATGTCATTGAAAAATACGCAGAAAGAATCACAAGGACCTACACTTGACAATAAATCAAACTACAGACAAAGCCCTAGTAAACAAAAACACTCACCGACAAAGTCCTATAAACATTCAATGAAAGATAATTTCAAAGACAAGCTGTctgaacaaaaatattctttgaaaaacTGTGAACAAAAAGTTGCGTCAAAGAATTTGGTCTGGAAGAAGTCTTTCTCAGAGGAAAGTACTTCCAATAAGCCTTCTACAAGTGGTTTAAGTAGGGACAAAGTTCGACCGGCGGATGGGGGCGGAAAACCGCCCCGCGGTGTGTTTGATCTGACGTCAGACGACGACTCGACTGATATCGAGTTTCCTGCCTGGGAACCCAGTTCTGATCTCAATGTTGTCAAATATCGTCACGACAATATCGAATTGGTTTCCAAGTCCTCTGCATCAAAGATGAAACGTAAGATGTGA
- the LOC128180718 gene encoding uncharacterized protein LOC128180718 isoform X2: MYWPVQDDSIIDASGNKIEQTASSVSRERTKERNPPSTPLDLSGPVSDSLKPREGEIPLDLSVKSNKRPIELTESSREMYLHQMFSLGKMPTTNTTQNQMQLKFQQTPPVIPTPNGYVEQRQMERHVPYHRQYMEQKKLLECNQQMLEQRHAMEQRQALEQRQILEHRQVLGHRQILEQRQAMEERQRQVMEERQRRILEERKRQAMEERHHPQGYSDIPYKNKQLPTGYQEIQDMLHGNSGQTDSSMMKHSLGSPWQNQQVLQSKSLPHDHYRRTSHIRYSNRIKTNPSSDEQYYAMLQTIQKQNAAKKHQMEQERLLTERAVRMQETMPPTQPKIISKTSTMSNPSAYLEKPAQAYSQKLSTSNDVKYTQHMWKGGYSDTAQQHLIAESAQPHLSVENPKASIVKQRGMIPAYNMKQEHMSPVSASGVYKHPFGSDVPAHLEQRPQYHSPSPHIVHSSTPHKGELMASSRPRPVKHTRVSGTPLPKETHSTKMSQQSERSIIKGTSGAHCINGVQDPSTFRDTKKQFSSPVNINKHSSECYKSCDGHDVLISSQKTSVLDVYSKQLQIQKQTLAEQEKRKKKEQDDSLNDNRLVTQLFRGLIKQGESPLPSARKFDDGVKVPREGTKTSSPVSQPEAVVERLSSPLSISIPNASTRCKPEEKPESKPRPFSKKQLIMNAVNRDEDLRKIVSNMEKPKTVIFSNPDLKRSQTTSPVGPESPKMPTLSPQQKLQPSLSHQGTEPPTLHIDGSDKQDAILRTGPSISYYQDKRPRLLSSLPRKPQPVVEDEEEDDDSGEIQHEVSIQDNSVFAKRPFLHYKKIPIANVAPMIHENSLEGQKETAPCSSDQSIGQKRKLDETFDKHITSSIKTYLNESNDTPLILSAENKSLLDKIKYEDEEPLVKSRRLSDSDCLIKSTASCDRNYKPLKVERRHKSLIQESSSSRRIKHDVADDIRRRARERHQHRHRHKRIQENQSLYIKSRRHSRDKARGFIDFKPEVLVNRTRTRTYKNEILSDSDAKTEEEEDIKVVKRRVYKKSRQRKNAKDALQKATERSKETKGSSDGSISLKIASVPLTDCISKNVLETKSENTNIKDETSQTVEVNEKNGTSAQPEENVDVTLPIRPRQKRRFRRRSSTKRIGKCRRRRTKFRKKQIIAKKNFIPLTFHGDVEDDVFANNDDFVPFDSCDLPQSSGTSSQTAQEIKKLVVCKDTGETMLHRAARLGHLDVVVYCLQSGDVDVNTKDNAGYTPLHECCVSGNLEIARLLLSRGANVNCASQDGIRPIHDAVENDNIEMVRLLIVYGADPTLATYGGLSPEKIAHSDKMRSLITGYLGDLNGFPEGVVSTRWEFGLYRSGCLPETEVFADIPDDPPIESKEQYIAESGNPLFPVFKIQNGDSDRVESLVLVRDVCEFYRLKPSEVVKNHENLKIREILKSDIMQNTENSLLFQKLSMLTVTELPAIREESVKDLMQICLKLSNAVESDGKEMSLKNTQKESQGPTLDNKSNYRQSPSKQKHSPTKSYKHSMKDNFKDKLSEQKYSLKNCEQKVASKNLVWKKSFSEESTSNKPSTSGLSRDKVRPADGGGKPPRGVFDLTSDDDSTDIEFPAWEPSSDLNVVKYRHDNIELVSKSSASKMKRKM, from the exons ATGTATTGGCCAGTACAGGACGACAGCATTATAGATGCGTCTGGTAACAAAATTGAGCAGACGGCGAGTTCAGTCAGCCGAGAACGGACCAAAGAAAGAAACCCTCCCTCTACCCCACTGGATCTCTCGGGCCCTGTTAGTGATTCACTTAAACCGCGAGAAGGAGAAATTCCGCTAGATTTATCCGTAAAATCAAACAAACGCCCGATAGAATTAACAGAATCGTCGAGAGAAATGTATCTCCATCAGATGTTCTCGTTGGGAAAGATGCCTACTACAAATACGACACAAAATCAAATGCAACTGAAATTCCAGCAGACACCACCAGTTATACCAACACCAAACGGTTATGTTGAACAAAGACAAATGGAAAGACATGTGCCGTACCATAGACAATACATGGAACAGAAAAAACTCTTGGAATGTAATCAACAAATGCTTGAACAGAGGCACGCGATGGAACAAAGACAAGCCCTTGAACAAAGACAAATTTTGGAGCACAGACAGGTTCTTGGTCACAGACAGATTCTTGAACAAAGACAAGCGATGGAAGAGAGACAGCGTCAGGTCATGGAGGAAAGACAGAGGCGTATTTTAGAGGAGAGGAAGAGACAGGCCATGGAGGAAAGACATCATCCCCAAGGATATAGTGACATCCCTTACAAGAACAAACAACTGCCAACGGGGTACCAAGAAATACAAGACATGTTGCACGGAAACTCTGGCCAAACTGATTCGTCTATGATGAAACACAGCTTGGGATCACCTTGGCAAAATCAGCAGGTTCTCCAAAGTAAATCATTACCTCACGACCACTATAGAAGAACGTCACACATTCGTTACTCAAACAGAATCAAAACAAATCCGAGTTCTGATGAACAATACTACGCCATGCTACAAACTATTCAGAAACAAAACGCTGCAAAGAAACATCAGATGGAGCAGGAACGTCTTCTGACAGAAAGAGCAGTCAGAATGCAAGAAACGATGCCACCAACACAGCCCaaaatcatatctaaaacaAGCACAATGTCCAACCCTAGTGCTTACTTAGAAAAGCCTGCGCAGGCTTATTCACAGAAGCTGTCGACGAGCAACGATGTTAAGTATACTCAGCACATGTGGAAAGGAGGATACTCTGATACAGCGCAGCAACACTTGATTGCTGAATCGGCCCAACCGCATCTGAGTGTGGAAAATCCCAAAGCTAGCATTGTAAAACAGAGAGGCATGATACCAGCATATAACATGAAACAAGAACACATGAGCCCTGTGTCAGCAAGCGGAGTGTACAAACATCCGTTCGGTAGTGATGTGCCTGCTCACTTGGAACAGAGACCGCAATACCATAGTCCATCTCCACATATTGTACATTCCTCTACTCCACACAAAGGAGAATTAATGGCGTCTAGTCGTCCTCGTCCAGTCAAACATACTCGAGTCTCTGGGACGCCGTTACCTAAAGAAACTCATTCCACTAAGATGTCCCAACAGTCAGAAAGGTCAATAATTAAGGGGACAAGTGGTGCACATTGTATAAATGGAGTACAAGACCCGTCCACTTTTCGAGACACTAAAAAACAGTTTTCATCTCcagtaaatattaataaacataGCAGCGAATGTTATAAATCTTGCGATGGACACGATGTTTTAATTTCTAGTCAGAAAACATCAGTTTTGGACGTGTATTCAAAACAATTGCAAATTCAGAAACAAACTTTGGCAGAACAAGAAAAACGTAAAAAGAAAGAACAGGACGACTCTTTGAATGACAATAGGTTAGTGACACAACTTTTTAGAGGACTCATCAAACAAGGGGAATCCCCTTTACCCAGTGCAAGAAAGTTTGACGATGGAGTCAAAGTACCGCGTGAAGGTACAAAGACTTCATCACCTGTGTCTCAACCAGAAGCGGTCGTCGAGCGTCTGTCGTCACCCCTTTCCATCTCAATACCGAACGCTTCGACCAGATGTAAACCAGAAGAAAAGCCAGAGAGTAAGCCAAGACCGTTCTCCAAAAAGCAGTTGATTATGAACGCCGTCAATAGAGACGAAGATCTTCGTAAAATAGTCAGCAATATGGAGAAACCCAAAACAGTTATCTTTTCCAATCCTGATCTCAAAAGATCTCAAACTACATCCCCTGTTGGTCCAGAGTCCCCCAAAATGCCGACGTTGAGTCCCCAGCAAAAACTCCAGCCTTCTTTGTCTCATCAAGGGACAGAACCCCCGACTCTTCATATTGATGGTTCCGATAAACAGGACGCCATTTTACGGACGGGTCCCTCCATTTCCTACTATCAGGACAAAAGACCACGACTCCTGTCTTCCCTTCCTAGAAAGCCACAGCCTGTGGTGGAAGACGAGGAGGAAGATGACGATTCTGGAGAAATCCAACACGAAGTTTCAATCCAGGACAACAGCGTCTTTGCGAAACGACCTTTCCtacattacaaaaaaattcCAATCGCAAACGTTGCTCCTATGATTCACGAAAATTCTTTAGAAGGACAAAAGGAGACTGCTCCTTGCTCATCTGATCAAAGTATCGGCCAGAAACGAAAACTCGACGAAACATTCGACAAACACATTACTTCGTCAATCAAAACTTATCTGAATGAGAGCAACGACACCCCACTCATTTTATCAGCAGAGAACAAATCTTTACTCGACAAGATTAAATATGAGGACGAGGAACCACTAGTAAAAAGCAGACGATTGTCGGACTCCGACTGCCTAATCAAATCTACTGCTAGTTGTGATCGGAATTACAAACCTCTAAAAGTAGAGAGACGCCATAAATCTTTGATTCAGGAGTCAAGTTCAAGCAGACGAATTAAACACGATGTG GCAGACGACATTCGTCGCCGTGCGCGGGAACGTCATCAACATCGTCATAGACACAAAAGAATTCAGG AAAATCAATCTCTATATATCAAAAGCAGACGACACAGTCGGGATAAAGCGCGAGGATTTATCGATTTTAAACCGGAAGTTCTCGTCAATCGAACCCGAACTAGAACTT ataaaaatgaaattttatcgGACTCTGATGCTAAAACGGAGGAGGAGGAGGATATCAAAGTCGTCAAACGTCGTGTGTACAAGAAGTCAAGGCAGCGAAAAAATGCCAAAGACGCTTTGCAAAAAGCAACCGAAAGAAGTAAAGAAACTAAAGGGAGCTCGGATGGTTCCATATCACTGAAAATTGCTTCCGTGCCATTGACAGACTGCATCAGTAAAAACGTTCTAGAGACCAAGTctgaaaatacaaatataaaagatgaaacGAGTCAGACAGTGGAGGTTAACGAAAAAAATGGCACATCCGCGCAACCGGAAGAAAACGTTGATGTGACTTTGCCGATACGTCCTCGACAGAAGCGCAGATTCCGGAGGAGATCAAGTACGAAGAGAATCGGAAAATGTCGCAGGCGAAGGACAAAGTTCCGGAAAAAGCAAATAATTGCAAAGAAGAATTTCATACCTTTGACTTTTCATGGTGATGTTGAGGACGATGTTTTTGCCAATAAT GATGACTTTGTGCCATTTGATTCTTGCGATTTGCCCCAGAGCAGTGGGACTTCATCACAAACAGCACAGGAAATCAAGAAACTGGTTGTTTGCAAAGACACTGGGGAGACGATGCTGCACAGGGCGGCCCGGCTTGGTCACCTG GATGTTGTCGTTTACTGCCTCCAGTCAGGGGATGTTGATGTCAACACCAAGGACAACGCAGGCTACACGCCCCTGCACGAGTGCTGCGTCAGCGGAAACCTGGAAATCGCGCGCTTGCTGCTGTCACGTGGTGCAAATGTCAACTGCGCGTCGCAAGATGGCATCAG ACCTATTCATGATGCTGTTGAAAATGACAACATCGAAATGGTTCGTCTGCTCATTGTGTACGGGGCTGATCCAACTCTGGCGACATATGGTGGTCTGTCGCCCGAAAAAATCGCACACAGTGATAAAATGAGATCACTTATCACTG GTTACCTAGGTGATTTAAACGGCTTTCCCGAAGGTGTAGTGTCGACCAGGTGGGAGTTTGGTCTCTATAGATCAg GCTGTTTGCCAGAGACCGAGGTCTTTGCTGATATTCCAGATGATCCACCGATAGAATCCAAAGAACAATACATAGCGGAGTCCGGAAATCCTCTCTTTCCAGTGTTCAAAATCCAAAATGGCGACAGTGATAG GGTTGAATCATTGGTGTTGGTTAGAGATGTTTGCGAGTTCTACAGATTAAAGCCGTCCGAAGTGGTAAAAAACCACGAAAATCTAAAGATCAGGGAGATATTGAAAAGCGATATAATGCAGAACACGGAAAATTCCCTTCTGTTTCAAAAGTTGTCCATGTTAACGGTAACGGAACTTCCTGCCATTAGGGAAGAAAGTGTGAAAGATCTCATGCAAATCTGTCTGAAATTGTCAAACGCCGTTGAATCTGATGGTAAAGAAATGTCATTGAAAAATACGCAGAAAGAATCACAAGGACCTACACTTGACAATAAATCAAACTACAGACAAAGCCCTAGTAAACAAAAACACTCACCGACAAAGTCCTATAAACATTCAATGAAAGATAATTTCAAAGACAAGCTGTctgaacaaaaatattctttgaaaaacTGTGAACAAAAAGTTGCGTCAAAGAATTTGGTCTGGAAGAAGTCTTTCTCAGAGGAAAGTACTTCCAATAAGCCTTCTACAAGTGGTTTAAGTAGGGACAAAGTTCGACCGGCGGATGGGGGCGGAAAACCGCCCCGCGGTGTGTTTGATCTGACGTCAGACGACGACTCGACTGATATCGAGTTTCCTGCCTGGGAACCCAGTTCTGATCTCAATGTTGTCAAATATCGTCACGACAATATCGAATTGGTTTCCAAGTCCTCTGCATCAAAGATGAAACGTAAGATGTGA